One window from the genome of Fastidiosipila sp. encodes:
- a CDS encoding VWA domain-containing protein, with translation MKTNMKRRRGFTLVELIITIVVVGIILLTLTGFLTNGLSYHAYNSREFSVQTDVKYVATHVGQQIKNATVTFIVTADDYSGRAEGLTPGWNYIGQNEAGTQLVEFIYNKNTGKHDKRVLTQGAPGMKYEVIFDKDNETDDKLVAFDVTGWLEQRTSSAGGDHRYSLNSRVSADRSNMVFSRATPTKPGIALAHRSDPIPKGLQINLTMVLDNSGSMAWDMYGNDGRGAGTRRIEILKEETHKLIDDFASIGFVNIVLSPFGSEARHTSRRLYNIVSDRETIDNAIDAMNADGGTNVGDGMRTGFHKMFDSSGRDPLLEQKDYAIILTDGAANGYTIKSEYAPTKGQGKGSGPGHGHGGGGGQYQDPYKGRDYPEDAYPIGPTLPQGAQTGGGYNDEPDPTRAKTYIRLVYNHFGDRLDKVFVIGFSALRNDKIMGNTIGTLTGGGNPASNYYDASSSDELRAIYKSIRDEITRELWYVMGP, from the coding sequence ATGAAAACGAATATGAAAAGACGAAGGGGCTTTACCCTGGTCGAACTGATTATCACGATTGTGGTGGTTGGGATCATTCTTTTGACCCTGACCGGTTTTTTAACGAATGGCCTTTCCTACCACGCCTATAACTCCAGAGAATTTTCGGTTCAAACCGATGTCAAGTATGTTGCGACCCACGTGGGTCAGCAGATTAAAAACGCCACCGTCACTTTTATTGTAACTGCCGACGACTATTCAGGCCGGGCCGAGGGGCTTACTCCGGGCTGGAACTACATCGGCCAGAATGAGGCGGGCACTCAGCTGGTCGAGTTTATCTACAACAAGAATACGGGGAAACATGATAAGCGTGTCCTGACCCAGGGTGCCCCCGGCATGAAATATGAAGTTATTTTTGACAAGGACAATGAAACAGACGATAAATTAGTTGCGTTTGATGTCACCGGCTGGCTGGAACAGCGTACATCATCAGCGGGGGGTGACCACCGTTATTCTTTAAACTCACGGGTCAGCGCGGACAGATCCAACATGGTCTTCAGCAGGGCGACACCGACGAAACCGGGAATTGCCCTGGCCCACAGGAGCGATCCCATTCCCAAGGGCCTGCAAATCAATCTGACCATGGTTCTGGACAATTCCGGCAGCATGGCCTGGGATATGTACGGCAATGATGGGAGGGGCGCCGGTACCAGGCGGATTGAAATTCTTAAAGAAGAAACCCATAAATTGATTGACGATTTTGCCTCCATTGGTTTCGTCAATATCGTCCTGTCACCCTTCGGTTCAGAGGCGCGCCATACTTCTCGGAGGCTTTACAACATCGTCAGCGATCGGGAGACCATTGATAACGCGATTGACGCCATGAACGCGGACGGAGGAACCAATGTGGGGGACGGCATGCGGACCGGCTTTCACAAGATGTTTGACTCAAGCGGCCGTGATCCGCTGCTTGAGCAAAAAGACTACGCCATCATCCTGACGGATGGGGCGGCCAATGGCTACACCATCAAGTCTGAATATGCGCCAACCAAGGGTCAAGGCAAAGGTTCAGGTCCGGGTCATGGTCATGGCGGCGGAGGTGGGCAATATCAGGATCCCTATAAAGGGAGAGACTACCCCGAAGACGCCTATCCCATTGGTCCGACCTTGCCTCAAGGCGCTCAAACCGGAGGCGGTTATAACGATGAACCCGATCCGACACGAGCCAAGACTTATATCAGGCTGGTTTATAACCATTTCGGCGACCGGCTTGACAAGGTCTTTGTGATTGGATTTTCTGCCCTCCGTAACGACAAAATCATGGGCAATACCATCGGAACCCTGACAGGCGGCGGGAACCCCGCTTCCAACTACTATGACGCTTCCAGCTCGGATGAACTGCGCGCCATCTACAAATCCATCCGTGATGAGATCACGAGGGAACTTTGGTATGTCATGGGTCCCT